In Enterobacter sp. 638, a single window of DNA contains:
- a CDS encoding YncE family protein, producing MTKKLSALALLVAASLSGCAAQHAVKPTPAPEAKTAVAAPAETGVVTRELADGLYEMVLSPKGDALYVASSEGFKDVQGGVVYKLDPTTLKTIGRSHTDLKNFALAISPDGQTLYATNSLDGGITAINTADGKVKNRLLFTERNKEGYPYGARQVLLHGDVLYIGGVGDPAVVWMVDANTLKLKKTIKNAGQWVTGLLWSEQMQRIYVANGGGEILTVNPRTNRIEKRWKPLGDKPALLLNMAEDTATGRLFVTDNSKAKTTLVLDIHTGKVLKQLDVGDSMAVKFNAKRNEIYITQRESGKLLSLDATTYAVKQRWDLPPNPNSLLLSEDGQTLYVTVKQAFNKDHSTNGPDSVVRIALK from the coding sequence ATGACCAAAAAATTGTCCGCGCTGGCACTGCTTGTTGCTGCCTCTCTTTCCGGTTGCGCCGCGCAGCACGCAGTAAAACCCACCCCTGCGCCTGAAGCGAAAACCGCCGTCGCCGCGCCGGCAGAGACGGGTGTGGTGACACGCGAACTGGCCGACGGCTTATACGAAATGGTGCTCAGCCCTAAAGGCGACGCGCTGTATGTCGCCAGCTCAGAGGGCTTCAAGGATGTGCAGGGCGGCGTTGTCTATAAACTCGATCCCACCACGCTGAAAACCATTGGCCGCAGCCATACCGATCTGAAAAACTTCGCGCTGGCGATCTCGCCTGACGGTCAAACTCTTTATGCGACCAATTCACTGGATGGCGGCATTACCGCGATTAATACCGCTGACGGCAAAGTGAAAAACCGCCTCCTGTTCACCGAGCGTAACAAAGAAGGTTATCCATACGGCGCGCGTCAGGTTCTGCTTCATGGCGACGTACTGTACATCGGCGGTGTCGGCGATCCGGCGGTCGTCTGGATGGTGGATGCCAACACGCTGAAGCTGAAAAAAACCATCAAAAATGCCGGACAGTGGGTCACGGGTTTGCTGTGGTCTGAGCAGATGCAGCGCATTTACGTGGCCAACGGTGGCGGTGAGATCCTGACGGTCAATCCACGCACCAATCGTATTGAAAAACGCTGGAAACCACTGGGCGACAAGCCCGCGCTGCTGCTGAATATGGCGGAGGACACCGCGACAGGTCGTCTGTTCGTAACCGATAACTCCAAAGCCAAAACCACGCTGGTGCTGGATATTCACACCGGAAAAGTGCTCAAACAACTGGATGTGGGCGACTCGATGGCGGTGAAATTCAACGCCAAACGCAACGAGATCTATATCACCCAGCGCGAAAGCGGAAAACTGCTGAGTCTGGACGCCACCACGTATGCGGTAAAACAGCGCTGGGATCTGCCGCCTAATCCAAACAGCCTGTTGCTGTCGGAAGACGGGCAGACCCTGTATGTCACCGTTAAGCAGGCATTCAATAAAGATCACTCCACTAACGGTCCGGACAGCGTCGTCAGAATCGCTTTGAAATAA